accaTCTTCAATAGATTTGCAATATAAACTAACAATGttataaccaattaaaaaattttgcaataaattcaCGAAAGCTGCACTATTTTTCATTTCCATTTTGAACCCTTCTAGTGTTTTTTGTTCGACGAATAAACAATTTCATCAGGATTTTGAATTTCTGCATTAAGTTTCAATTCTTTAACTATATCTTCGTCTTTATAACCAtctttgatgaaataaaaatgttctcTATAAACGTTAttgttactaaatttattttcctcagttttatattcaaatttcttttttttatacctgaaaaaaattacatgtattttttataaaattcttttacatCTGAATTaacagttattaaatattttcgtAATTCTTCTTCGTTAttatgaataatataaatatcattaatattacAAACTCGTGATAAAGACACATAATAAAGAGTATTATTAAAAGcgttacaattaaaattaataactactTTATTCATTGTGCTTCCTTGAGCTTTATGCACAGTAAAAGAAAAGGCTAATCGCAAAGGTAAACCCATTCTCGAGGCTACAATAGCGTGAGAACTTAAATCTTAAATCTCTTCTTTTACGGGTTCAGTTTTAATTTCTCTACCATTAATATTCACTCAAACAgcattattttctattaaagtGATTATACCCACTGTACCATTACACAAACCTTCTTCAACATTGATATTTCTCACAAGCATAACAACAGCATTTATTTTAAGATGAATAGCTGCAGGAATTTGAAATGTAAATTGAATGTTTGGATTTTTAATTACATCTTTAGCATAAAACCATCGTCCTTTATCTTTTATATCATTCATTTTCTTACTATTATAAACATCGACttccatatttttataaaaacattcttgtatatttaatattattattttcatctttttcaaaacgtcgagttatgaaataattaatagtttGATCGGATACTTTACCAAAACGTATTTCGTTTAAAGCTTCAAAAAATTTCGCATCTTCTTTTTGTCTAAAACATTCTGTTAAAACAAGAACTGGATTCATGTATTGTTGCCATAacttagatttaaaaacaaattcttctTTAACTGGTggcaattgaaaaaaatcaccACAAGCAATCACTTGTATACCTCCAAAAAGTTCATCGTCACATTGGGTAATTTTGCAAgctattaaatgaaataaatcaaaTGTTTGAGTAT
This Hydra vulgaris chromosome 04, alternate assembly HydraT2T_AEP DNA region includes the following protein-coding sequences:
- the LOC136079278 gene encoding ATP-dependent DNA helicase PIF1-like — encoded protein: MLSLLQQKALRWLDDGVNFFNTGGAGCGKSYIVKEIAQSTQISKTIHITASTGNAAYLLNGVTIHAFAGIETAVKACKITQCDDELFGGIQVIACGDFFQLPPVKEEFVFKSKLWQQYMNPVLVLTECFRQKEDAKFFEALNEIRFVDVYNSKKMNDIKDKGRWFYAKDVIKNPNIQFTFQIPAAIHLKINAVVMLVRNINVEEGLCNGTVASRMGLPLRLAFSFTVHKAQGSTMNKVVINFNCNAFNNTLYYVSLSRVCNINDIYIIHNNEEELRKYLITVNSDVKEFYKKYIEHFYFIKDGYKDEDIVKELKLNAEIQNPDEIVYSSNKKH